A genomic window from Hyla sarda isolate aHylSar1 chromosome 10, aHylSar1.hap1, whole genome shotgun sequence includes:
- the LOC130294184 gene encoding uroplakin-2-like, with protein MFGEHPPTELYFFQVGPDLVNQNGNQIIRIMPGTSYLIRFVLFNANTQITYTNWSQPFQTRDLPPNPNEISASFEGRSGGMVVITVLLSISMFLLLVGLAVAFGTPK; from the exons ATGTTTGGAGAACATCCACCCACTGAGCTATATTTTTTTCAAGTTGGACCGGATCTAGTCAATCAAAATGGCAACCAGATTATAAGAATAATGCCTGGGACTTCTTATCT gaTACGTTTTGTCTTATTTAATGCTAATACACAGATCACTTACACAAACTGGTCACAACCATTCCAGACACGAG ATCTGCCTCCAAATCCGAATGAGATTTCTGCTTCCTTTGAAGGACGCTCTGGAGGAATGGTGGTCATCACTGTGCTGCTCAGTATCTCTATGTTCCTGCTACTGGTTGGCCTTGCTGTCGCTTTTGGTACACCTAAATAG